From Epinephelus lanceolatus isolate andai-2023 chromosome 5, ASM4190304v1, whole genome shotgun sequence, the proteins below share one genomic window:
- the LOC117262772 gene encoding myosin heavy chain, fast skeletal muscle-like encodes MSTDAEMAIYGKAAIYLRKPEKERIEAQNKPFDAKSACYVADAKELYVKATILKKDAGKVTVKVLDTEEERTVKEDDVSPMNPPKYDKIEDMAMMTHLNEASVLYNLKERYAAWMIYTYSGLFCATVNPYKWLPVYDAEVVSAYRGKKRMEAPPHIFSVSDNAYQFMLTDRENQSVLITGESGAGKTVNTKRVIQYFATISVGGDKKRDMSKGSLEDQIIAANPLLEAYGNAKTVRNDNSSRFGKFIRIHFGTTGKLASADIETYLLEKSRVTFQLPDERGYHIFYQMMTNHKPELIDLALITTNPYDFPMCSMGQITVASIDDKVELEATDNAIDILGFTGEEKSSIYKMTGAVLHHGNMKFKQKQREEQAEPDGTEDADKVAYLLGLNSADMLKALCYPRVKVGNEFVTKGQTVPQVLNSVSALAKSIYERMFLWMVIRINQTLDTKQARQFFIGVLDIAGFEIFDYNTLEQLCINFTNEKLQQFFNHHMFVLEQEEYKKEGIIWEFIDFGMDLAACIELIEKPMGIFSILEEECMFPKATDTSFKNKLYDQHLGKNRAFEKPKPAKGKAEAHFSLVHYAGTVDYNIIGWLDKNKDPLNDSVIQLYQKSSVKLLAILYPPVVEESSGGGKKGGKKKGGSMQTVSSQFRENLGKLMTNLRSTHPHFVRCLIPNESKTPGLMENFLVIHQLRCNGVLEGIRICRKGFPSRILYADFKQRYKVLNASVIPEGQFIDNKKASEKLLGSIDVNHDEYRFGHTKVFFKAGLLGVLEEMRDEKLASLVTMTQAMCRGYLMRTEFVKMTERRDAIYTIQYNVRSFMNVKHWPWMKVYYKIKPLLKSAETEKELAAMKENYEKMTNDLAAALAKKKELEEKMVSLLQEKNDLQLQVASESENLSDAEERCEGLIKSKIQLEAKLKETTERLEDEEEINAELTAKKRKLEDECSELKKDIDDLELTLAKVEKEKHATENKVKNLTEEMASQDESIAKLTKEKKALQEAHQQTLDDLQAEEDKVNTLTKAKTKLEQQVDDLEGSLEQEKKLRMDLERAKRKLEGDLKLAQESIMDLENDKQQSDEKLKKKDFEISQLLSKIEDEQSMGAQLQKKIKELQARIEELEEEIEAERAARAKVEKQRADLSRELEEISERLEEAGGATAAQIEMNKKREAEFQKLRRDLEESTLQHEATAAALRKKQADSVAELGEQIDNLQRVKQKLEKEKSEYKMEIDDLSSNMEAVAKAKGNLEKMCRTLEDQLSELKTKNDENIRQINDTSAQKARLLTENGEFSRQIEEKEALVSQLTRGKQAFTQQIEELKRQIEEEVKAKNALAHGLQSARHDCDLLREQFEEEQEAKAELQRGMSKANSEVAQWRTKYETDAIQRTEELEEAKKKLAQRLQEAEEQIEAVNSKCASLEKTKQRLQSEVEDLMIDVERANGLAANLDKKQRNFDKVLAEWKQKYEEGQAELEGAQKEARSLSTELFKMKNSYEEALDQLETMKRENKNLQQEISDLTEQIGETGKSIHELEKSKKQVETEKAEIQTALEEAEGTLEHEESKILRVQLELNQIKGEVDRKLAEKDEEMEQIKRNSQRVIDSMQSTLDSEVRSRNDALRIKKKMEGDLNEMEIQLSHANRQAAESQKQLRNVQAQLKDAQLHLDDAVRAQEDLKEQAAMVDRRNGLMIAEIEELRAALEQTERSRKVAEQELVDASERVGLLHSQNTSLLNTKKKLEADLVQVQGEVDDTVQEARNAEEKAKKAITDAAMMAEELKKEQDTSAHLERMKKNLEVAVKDLQHRLDEAENLAMKGGKKQLQKLETRVRELEGEVEAEQRRGADAVKGVRKYERRVKELTYQTEEDKKNITRLQDLVDKLQLKVKAYKRQAEEAEEQANVHLSKCRKIQHELEEAEERADIAESQVNKLRAKSRDTGKGKEAAE; translated from the exons ATGAGTACAGACGCGGAGATGGCCATCTATGGCAAGGCTGCCATTTACCTCCGGAAGCCAGAAAAGGAGAGAATTGAGGCTCAAAACAAACCTTTTGATGCCAAGAGTGCCTGCTACGTGGCCGATGccaaggagctatatgtaaagGCAACAATCCTCAAGAAAGATGCTGGTAAAGTCACTGTCAAAGTCCTGGACACTGAGGAG GAGAGGACAGTCAAAGAAGATGACGTCTCTCCAATGAACCCTCCCAAGTATGACAAGATTGAGGACATGGCCATGATGACCCATCTCAATGAAGCCTCTGTGCTGTATAACCTCAAAGAGCGTTATGCAGCATGGATGATCTAC ACCTACTCTGGGTTGTTCTGTGCCACTGTGAACCCCTACAAGTGGCTCCCAGTGTACGATGCTGAAGTTGTAAGTGCCTACAGAGGCAAGAAGCGTATGGAGGCTCCACCCCACatcttctctgtctctgacaaCGCTTATCAGTTCATGCTTACTG ATAGGGAGAACCAGTCTGTCTTGATCAC TGGAGAATCTGGTGCTGGAAAGACTGTGAACACCAAGCGTGTCATCCAGTACTTTGCAACAATCTCAGTTGGTGGAGACAAAAAGAGGGACATGTCAAAG GGGTCACTGGAGGATCAGATTATTGCAGCCAATCCCCTGCTGGAGGCCTACGGTAACGCCAAAACTGTGAGGAATGACAACTCCTCTCGTTTT GGTAAATTCATCAGAATCCATTTTGGCACAACTGGCAAACTGGCTAGTGCTGATATTGAGACAT ATCTGCTGGAGAAGTCTAGAGTGACATTCCAGCTTCCTGATGAAAGAGGCTACCACATCTTCTACCAGATGATGACCAACCACAAGCCTGAGCTGATTG ATTTGGCACTCATCACAACCAACCCCTATGACTTCCCCATGTGTAGCATGGGTCAGATCACTGTGGCCAGCATTGATGACAAAGTTGAGCTGGAAGCCACTGAT AATGCCATCGATATCCTGGGCTTCACCGGTGAAGAGAAGTCAAGTATCTACAAGATGACTGGTGCTGTGCTCCACCATGGTAACATGAAGTTCAAGCAGAAGCAGCGTGAGGAGCAGGCTGAGCCTGATGGCACAGAGG ACGCTGACAAGGTTGCTTACTTGCTGGGTCTGAACTCAGCTGACATGCTGAAGGCTCTGTGCTATCCAAGAGTAAAGGTCGGAAATGAATTTGTCACCAAGGGACAGACTGTACCCCAG gtgttGAACTCAGTGAGTGCTCTGGCCAAGTCTATCTATGAGAGAATGTTCTTGTGGATGGTCATCCGTATCAACCAGACACTGGATACCAAACAAGCAAGACAGTTCTTCATTGGTGTCCTGGATATTGCTGGCTTTGAAATCTTTGAT TACAACACCTTGGAGCAGCTGTGCATCAACTTCACTAATGAGAAACTGCAACAGTTTTTCAATCACCACATGTTTGTCCTGGAGCAAGAGGAGTACAAGAAGGAGGGTATTATCTGGGAGTTCATTGACTTTGGCATGGATTTGGCTGCCTGCATTGAGCTGATTGAAAAG CCTATGGGCATCTTCTCCATCCTTGAAGAGGAGTGCATGTTCCCCAAGGCCACAGACACATCCTTCAAGAACAAGCTGTATGACCAGCATCTTGGCAAAAACAGAGCATTTGAAAAGCCAAAGCCCGCCAAGGGCAAGGCTGAGGCCCACTTCTCTCTGGTGCACTATGCTGGTACTGTGGACTACAATATCATTGGCTGGCTGGACAAGAACAAGGACCCACTGAATGATTCCGTTATCCAGCTGTACCAGAAATCCTCAGTGAAACTGCTGGCTATCCTGTATCCCCCCGTCGTTGAGG AGTCCAGTGGTGGTGGCAAGAAGGGAGGCAAGAAGAAGGGTGGTTCTATGCAGACTGTGTCTTCACAGTTTAGA GAGAACTTGGGCAAGCTGATGACTAACTTGAGGAGCACCCATCCTCACTTTGTGCGCTGCCTGATTCCCAATGAGTCAAAGACTCCAG GCTTGATGGAGAACTTCCTGGTCATCCACCAGCTCAGGTGTAACGGTGTGCTGGAGGGTATCAGAATCTGCAGAAAAGGTTTCCCCAGCAGAATCCTCTATGCTGACTTCAAGCAGAG GTACAAAGTGCTGAATGCCAGTGTGATCCCTGAGGGTCAGTTCATTGACAACAAGAAAGCTTCAGAGAAGTTGCTTGGGTCAATTGATGTTAATCACGATGAGTACAGATTTGGACACACCAAG gTGTTCTTCAAGGCTGGTCTGCTGGGTGTCCTTGAGGAGATGAGAGATGAAAAACTGGCATCTCTGGTAACCATGACTCAGGCTATGTGCCGGGGTTACCTCATGAGAACTGAGTTTGTGAAGATGACAGAAAGGAG GGATGCCATATATACCATTCAGTACAATGTCCGCTCATTCATGAATGTGAAACACTGGCCATGGATGAAGGTGTACTACAAGATCAAGCCTCTGCTGAAGAGTGCTGAAACTGAGAAGGAGCTGGCAGCCATGAAGGAGAACTACGAGAAGATGACAAATGACTTGGCTGCTGCCCTGGCAAAGAAGAAGGAACTGGAGGAGAAGATGGTGTCCCTTCTGCAGGAGAAGAATGATCTGCAGCTGCAAGTGGCATCT GAATCAGAGAATCTGTCAGATGCTGAGGAGAGATGTGAGGGACTTATCAAGAGTAAGATTCAGCTGGAGGCCAAACTCAAAGAGACAACTGAGAGactggaggatgaagaggaaatCAATGCTGAGCTCACTGCCAAGAAGAGAAAACTGGAGGATGAATGCTCTGAGCTCAAGAAGGATATTGATGACCTGGAGCTTACCTTGGCCAAAGTGGAGAAGGAGAAACACGCCACTGAGAACAAG GTGAAGAACCTGACCGAGGAGATGGCCTCTCAGGATGAGAGCATTGCTAAGCTGACCAAGGAAAAGAAAGCCCTGCAAGAGGCTCATCAGCAGACTCTTGATGACCTACAGGCTGAGGAAGACAAAGTCAACACTCTGACCAAGGCCAAGACCAAGCTTGAGCAGCAAGTGGATGAT CTTGAGGGTTCTCTGGAGCAAGAGAAGAAGCTGCGTATGGACCTTGAGAGAGCCAAGAGGAAGCTTGAGGGTGATCTGAAATTGGCCCAGGAATCCATCATGGATCTTGAGAATGACAAGCAGCAGTCTGATGAGAAACttaaaaa GAAGGACTTTGAAATCAGTCAACTCCTGAGCAAGATTGAAGATGAGCAGTCAATGGGTGCTCAGCTCCAGAAGAAGATTAAGGAGCTTCAG GCCCGTATTGAGGAACTGGAGGAGGAGATTGAGGCTGAGCGTGCTGCTCGTGCCAAGGTTGAGAAGCAGAGAGCTGACCTCTCCAGGGAACTTGAGGAGATCAGCGAGAGGTTGGAAGAGGCCGGTGGTGCTACTGCTGCTCAGATTGAGATGAACAAGAAGCGTGAAGCTGAGTTCCAGAAGCTCCGTCGTGACCTTGAGGAGTCCACTCTGCAGCACgaagccactgctgctgctcttcgcAAGAAGCAGGCTGACAGCGTTGCTGAGCTGGGAGAGCAGATCGACAACCTCCAGCGTGTTAAGCAGAAGCTTGAGAAGGAAAAGAGTGAATACAAGATGGAGATTGACGACCTCTCCAGCAACATGGAGGCTGTTGCTAAAGCAAAG GGAAATCTTGAAAAAATGTGCCGCACTCTTGAGGACCAACTTAGCGAACTGAAGACCAAGAATGATGAAAATATCCGTCAAATCAATGACACAAGTGCACAGAAAGCACGTCTCCTGACAGAAAATG GTGAGTTCAGCCGTCAAATCGAGGAGAAAGAAGCGCTTGTCTCCCAGCTGACCAGAGGCAAACAGGCCTTCACACAGCAGATTGAGGAGCTGAAGAGACAGATTGAGGAGGAGGTTAAG GCCAAGAATGCTCTTGCCCATGGCCTGCAATCAGCCCGTCATGACTGTGATCTGCTGAGGGAGCAGtttgaggaggagcaggaggccaAGGCTGAGCTGCAGCGTGGAATGTCCAAGGCCAACAGTGAGGTGGCACAGTGGAGAACTAAGTATGAAACTGATGCTATCCAGCGCACTGAGGAGCTTGAGGAAGCCAA GAAGAAGCTGGCTCAGCGCCTTCAGGAGGCTGAGGAGCAGATTGAGGCAGTGAACTCAAAGTGCGCCTCTCTTGAGAAGACCAAACAGAGGCTCCAGAGTGAGGTGGAGGATCTCATGATTGATGTGGAGAGGGCCAATGGGCTGGCTGCCAACCTGGACAAGAAGCAGAGGAACTTTGACAAG GTGTTGGCTGAGTGGAAACAGAAGTACGAGGAGGGCCAGGCAGAGCTTGAGGGAGCACAGAAGGAGGCTCGTTCTCTTAGCACTGAGCTGTTCAAGATGAAGAACTCCTATGAGGAAGCTCTGGATCAGCTGGAGACCATGAAGCGTGAAAACAAGAACCTGCAGC AGGAGATCTCAGATCTGACTGAACAGATTGGTGAGACTGGCAAGAGCATCCATGAGCTGGAGAAGTCCAAGaagcaggtggagacagagaaggcTGAAATCCAGACAGCTCTTGAAGAGGCTGAG GGAACTCTGGAACACGAGGAGTCTAAGATCCTGCGTGTCCAGCTGGAGCTCAACCAGATTAAGGGTGAGGTGGACAGGAAGCTGGCAGAGAAAGATGAGGAGATGGAGCAGATCAAGAGGAACAGCCAGAGGGTGATTGACTCCATGCAGAGCACTCTGGATTCTGAGGTCAGGAGCAGGAATGATGCCCTGAGAATCAAGAAGAAGATGGAAGGAGACCTGAATGAGATGGAGATTCAGCTCAGCCACGCCAATCGCCAGGCTGCTGAGTCCCAGAAGCAACTGAGAAATGTTCAGGCGCAGCTGAAG GATGCGCAACTGCACCTTGATGATGCTGTCAGAGCCCAGGAGGACCTCAAGGAACAAGCTGCTATGGTGGATCGTAGGAACGGTCTCATGATAGCTGAAATTGAGGAACTCAGAGCTGCTCtggaacagacagagagaagtcGCAAAGTTGCTGAACAGGAGCTGGTGGACGCCAGTGAGCGTGTTGGACTTCTGCACTCTCAG AACACAAGCCTTCTGAACACCAAGAAGAAGCTTGAGGCTGACCTGGTCCAGGTCCAGGGAGAAGTGGATGACACTGTTCAGGAAGCAAGGAATGCAGAGGAGAAGGCCAAGAAGGCCATCACTGAT GCTGCTATGATGGCTGAGGAGCTGAAGAAGGAGCAGGATACCAGTGCTCACCtggagaggatgaagaagaaccTGGAGGTCGCTGTCAAGGACCTGCAGCACCGCCTGGATGAGGCTGAGAACCTGGCCATGAAGGGTGGAAAGAAGCAGCTCCAGAAACTTGAGACGAGG GTGCGTGAGCTGGAGGGAGAGGTGGAGGCTGAGCAGAGACGTGGAGCAGATGCTGTTAAGGGTGTCCGCAAATATGAGAGGAGAGTAAAGGAACTCACCTATCAG ACTGAAGAGGACAAGAAAAACATTACCAGGCTGCAGGATCTGGTTGATAAGTTGCAGCTCAAGGTGAAGGCCTACAAGAGGCAGGCTGAGGAGGCG GAGGAGCAGGCCAATGTTCATCTGTCCAAGTGCAGGAAGATCCAGCATGAGCTGGAAGAGGCTGAGGAGCGTGCTGATATTGCAGAGTCCCAGGTCAACAAACTGAGAGCAAAGAGCCGTGATACTGGCAAG ggaAAAGAAGCAGCTGAGTAA